CTAGAATGCGCGAGAGGGTTTCGACGCGTGCAACGATGCCACGCTGCCACGCTTCAGACCGATTCGAACACTAAACGACGAACATGGAGGACGGACGATGGATATGGGAATCGCAGGGCGCACTGCGCTCGTGTGCGCCGCGAGCAAGGGACTCGGGCGCGGCTGCGCGGAGGCGCTGGCCGCCGAGGGCGTGAATCTCGTCATCACGGCGCGCACGGCCGAGACGCTCGAAGCGACGGCGGCGAGCATCCGCGCGCAATACGGCGTCAACGTGCAGGCCGTCGCGTGCGACATCACGACGCCCGAAGGCCACAACGCCGCGCTCGCGGCCTGTCCTCAGCCGGACATTCTGGTGAACAACGCGGGCGGCCCGCCCCCGGGCGACTTCCGCAACTTCACGCATGACATGTGGATCAAGGCGCTCGAAGCGAACATGCTGACGCCGATCGAGCTCATCAAGCGGACGATCGACGGCATGATCGATCGCGGCTTCGGGCGCATCGTCAATATCACGAGTTCGTCGGTGAAGGCGCCTATCGACGTGCTCGGTCTGTCGAACGGCGCGCGCTCGGGGCTCACGGGCTTCGTCGCGGGCGTGGCGCGTAAGGTGGCGGCCACCGGCGTCACCATCAACAATCTGCTGCCGGGCACGTTCGATACGGACCGCGTCGCCGTCACCTTCGAGGCGCAAGCCAAAGCGCAAAACATCTCCATCGAAGAGGCGCGTGCGCGTCGCGCGCAGAGCCTTCCGGCCGGGCGCTTCGGCAATCCGGACGAGTTCGGCAGAACCTGCGCGTTCCTGTGCAGCGTGCATGCTGGCTATATCATCGGCCAGAACATATTGATCGACGGCGGCGCTTATCCTGGCACCTACTGACCGGCGACACCAAAAGAGGGGAGAAGGCAGCACATGAGCACACGCGTCGCGCTGATTGCGCACGACATGAAAAAGGACGACATCGTCGCGCTCGCGGGCGAGTATGTCGACACTTTGGCGCGATGCCAGCTGGTCGCGACCGGCACCACGGGCGCGCGCATCGCAGCGGCGCACGGGCTGGACGTCGAGCGCAAGCTGTCCGGCCCGCATGGCGGCGACTTGCAGATCGGCGGGGAACTGGCGGAAGGGCGCGTCGGCGTCGTGATCTTTCTGCGCGATCCGATGACGCCGCAGCCGCACGAGCCCGACATCAACGCGCTGGTGCGCGCCTGCGACGTGCACAACGTGCCGTGCGCGACCAACGTGTCGACCGCGCGCATGATTCTCGACGAGTTGCGCGCCCGGCTGGTGAAGGCGCGCTGAAGCATCCACGAAACGAAGGAGACGTTCGAGCGATGACCAAGGCAATCCGATTCGACAAAACCGGCGGCCCGGAAGTCATGAAATGGGTCGATGTGAACGTGGGCGAGCCGGGCAAGGGCGAGATCCGCGTGAAGCATCATGCGGTAGGGCTCAACTTCATCGACGTGTATTTCCGCACCGGCCTCTATCCGATGCCGCTGCCCGGCGGCCTCGGCATGGAAGGCGCGGGCGAGGTGACCGCGGTAGGCGAGGGCGTCACGCAGTTCATGCCGGGCGACCGCGTGGCGTATGCGTCGCGTCCGCCGGGCGCGTATGCGGAAGAACGCGTGATGGCGGCGGATTACGTCGTCAAGCTTCCGGATGCGATCGGCTATGAGGATGCCGCGTCCATCATGCTGCAAGGGCTGACGGCGCAGTATCTGCTGCGCCGCACGTACCGCGTGAAGGCGGGCGACACCGTGCTGATTCACGC
The Caballeronia sp. M1242 DNA segment above includes these coding regions:
- a CDS encoding SDR family oxidoreductase codes for the protein MDMGIAGRTALVCAASKGLGRGCAEALAAEGVNLVITARTAETLEATAASIRAQYGVNVQAVACDITTPEGHNAALAACPQPDILVNNAGGPPPGDFRNFTHDMWIKALEANMLTPIELIKRTIDGMIDRGFGRIVNITSSSVKAPIDVLGLSNGARSGLTGFVAGVARKVAATGVTINNLLPGTFDTDRVAVTFEAQAKAQNISIEEARARRAQSLPAGRFGNPDEFGRTCAFLCSVHAGYIIGQNILIDGGAYPGTY
- a CDS encoding methylglyoxal synthase is translated as MSTRVALIAHDMKKDDIVALAGEYVDTLARCQLVATGTTGARIAAAHGLDVERKLSGPHGGDLQIGGELAEGRVGVVIFLRDPMTPQPHEPDINALVRACDVHNVPCATNVSTARMILDELRARLVKAR